The following coding sequences are from one Palaemon carinicauda isolate YSFRI2023 unplaced genomic scaffold, ASM3689809v2 scaffold270, whole genome shotgun sequence window:
- the LOC137636319 gene encoding homeobox protein 6-like, whose protein sequence is MVILCETVWKFLVLSFCIALVCSDRNQKFRPRVPLENYFSNLTDVYANVQTTNNKNEESKKKGNEENNVKTISLRDIGVNLTNFHSSLRSLRTFLTYARKNRHSHAKSNEGDLVDVLQATSVGLHILNQEFLQGHSTWNLSLVGLPPTQNVEEHDEEPLDSSSLSEQHFTPRGGCGFVSGSSAFGLFNFLTFLVYAFALLVSFLTLGGGALATVITNIVNNNNNNNNNNNNNNNNNNNDNNNNDNGRSFPSTETLNQSYEFPRLLANMYQNLRPIRQRRSLYQGIGLHETIWEKELALGFMTFLLDTVRKEDTDIRNNFTALHDTCRNWSHEYFSNQFYVYGNLLV, encoded by the exons ATGGTTATATTGTGTGAAACAGTGTGGAAATTTCTAGTGTTGTCATTTTGTATTGCTTTGGTGTGCAGTGATCGCAATCAAAAGTTCCGGCCTAGGGTTCCACTGGAAAATTATTTCTCAAATCTCACTGACGTTTACGCAAATGTACAAACAACAAATAACAAGAATGAAGAGAGCAAGAAAAAGGGAAACGAGGAGAACAATGTTAAAACAATTTCCCTAAGAGACATTGGTGTAAACTTGACAAATTTTCATTCatctttgagatccttgaggacaTTTCTGACTTATGCTCGAAAGAACAG ACATTCCCATGCAAAGTCCAATGAAGGAGACTTGGTGGATGTTCTTCAGGCAACTTCTGTAGGACTGCACATCCTTAATCAGGAATTCCTCCAAGGGCACTCAACCTGGAACTTATCGCTTGTAGGCCTACCACCAACGCAAAATGTG GAAGAACATGACGAAGAGCCTTTAGACTCATCCTCGTTATCAGAGCAGCATTTTACACCTAGAGGTGGATGTG gtttcgtttcaggTAGTTCAGCATTCGGTTTATTCAACTTTCTGACCTTTTTGGTCTATGCTTTTGCTCTCCTCGTTTCTTTTCTCACTCTCGGGGGAGGGGCCCTGGCTACGGTGATCACCAAcattgtcaacaacaacaacaacaacaacaacaataacaacaataacaataacaataacaataacgataataataataatgataatggaagatCTTTTCCATCAACAGAAACATTGAATCAATCATATGAATTTCCCAGGCTACTGGCGAACATGTACCAAAACCTTAGACCTATAAGGCAACGTCGAAGTCTCTATCAAGGGATAGGCCTACATGAGACTATATGGGAGAAAGAATTAGCCTTAGGTTTCATGACATTCTTGCTGGATACTGTGAGGAAGGAAGATACAGATATCCGAAATAACTTCACTGCTCTTCATGACACCTGCAGAAACTGGTCTCATGAATATTTTTCCAATCAGTTTTACGTCTACGGGAACCTCTTGGTGTGA